GATTGAGTTTGATCGCCGGGTGTAACGGTGCGGCAGTTTCACCGAAGAATTCTTCGGATGCGTCGGGCGCCTCTCTACAGTTTGATGCCCGCCCATCGGGCGAATCCGGAAAGCGAATCCGATCGACGGCGGTCGTGAGCGGCCAGGGTCAGCAGGGTTTCGCGGACCTGGGGGTTGTACCGGGTTTGCTGCGGCGTGGTCTTGCGGGCCTTGTGCAGGACTGCCAGGGCGCGGTCGCGGTCGCCGTGGAGTTGGTACGCCCTCGCCAGGTCGATCCAGTGGTGCCCGACGCGTTCGCGGGGCGTGGTGGCGCTGAACCGCAGGCCCTGCGCGCGTTTCACCGCCTCGGTGCCGTCCTGGCGCTCGACCGCCAGGCCGACGGCCCAGATGTCCACCGAGTCCCTGTCGAACGCCAACCGGTAGTGGTCGCTGCCCGGGGTGACTCGCTTGGCCATGCCGCGGGCTTCGGCCAGGTGGGCGTCGGAGGTGGAGGCGTCGCCTGCGCGGGCTGCGGCGAGTCCGGACTTCAGGTGCAGTACGCCGTGCATCGCCAGGGCCGCCTCGTCGTTCGAGCGGAGGTGGTCCTCGATGCGGCTGCGTGCGCCGTTCAGGAAGTCCAGGGCGGTGAGCCACTGGGCGGTGGCGATGAGTTCGCCGGCGACGTAGAAGTCGGCTGCCGCGGCGGCCAGTGGATCCTGCGACTGGTACGACGCCCACTCGATGCGGTCCGTGATCAGCGACGAGAGGTCGGCGTAGCCGAGCTTCCAGGCGACCTGACCTGCCGCTGCGTACGTTTCGGCCAACAACGCGAACAGTTGTTCGCGGTCGTGTCCTTTGGCCTCCGTGATGGCGGTCCGGATCTCTGCCAGCAGGGCCGGGAGTTCGGCGCCCAAGGCGTCCAGGGTCGCGGAGTGGCGCAACTTCGATGCTTTGGCCACTGCTCTCGCGAGCTGCGGAAGCGGGCGTGGGTGGACTCCGGCCTCCGCTGGTATGCGGTATGCGGCGACCTCACGTCGGAGGGCGGGCACCACGGCGTGGACGCGGTGCCCTTCGCCGTCCTCGGCCCGGCGCGGCTGGCCCAGCAGGTAGGTGCTGTCGGCCTTCAACGCGCGGGACACCGCGGCGACGAAGGCGGGGGAGGCCGGTACGCGGCCTTGCTCGACCGCCTTCACGAGGCTCAAGCTCACGTGCGCGCTTGTCGCCAGGCGGCGTTGGGTGATTCCGGCGAGCAACCTCGCCCGCTTGACGCGTGCGCCGATGCTGTCGTTCTGCTCTTCAGCTGGCATGAGGACCTGCCTCGCACTCGGGACGACCGAGACCAACGGTACAACGGATCCGGGCAGGAGGTGTTTGTCCCCGCCATTAGCCCTTCAGGCCCTTTTTCTGACTTACCGTCACGTGAAGCTGCGTGACGTAGCCGCTGATCTTGAGTGCATTCGGTGGTCGTGGGAGGTCACCCGTGAGGAAGCGTCATTCGAACGGACGGGTTCTGCGAGGCGGCCGGCCGTGACGCCGCGGATTGAGCAATCGGCTGATTGCGCCCCGATGTTCGAGAACCCTGCTGCGTTCCGTCACGCCAACCTGTTCTACGCCGAGCGAGGGCACTACGGGCTGGCCCGCTGGATGGGCATCCACGAGTTGGCGGTGTGGCGGGCCAGGGCGGACAACGAGCCAGTGCTGCAGGAGCGGACGCTCGTCGGCTACCGGGACGCATTGGGCTCGCTGGCGCGGATCGACCGGGCGACGGGCTGTCTGCACGAGGTGGCCGACTGCCTGGACGAACTGCTGGAGCTGCTGATCCGGCACGGGCGGGCGGTGGACGCGCGCTCGGCGTGGACGCTGCGTGAGCTGGGGGCGGTGATGCTGGAAGCGGGTCGTCCCGAGGCCGCGCTGGATCACCTGGTGCGTGCCGACGCCTGCTACGGGCAGTTGGGCAAAGCGATCCCGGACGTGCGGCAGCACGCTGTGTGCCTGGTTCTGCTGGGACTGGCGTACCGGAGCCTGGGGCGACGTGCCCAGGCGGACAAGAGCTTCAACCGCGCCCTGGCCGCCTTGCTCCCGATCGTCCCCGAGAGCGCGGCGGCTGTGCGCGGGCTCGTCGACGTCATCCCTGTGCCGGGCGAACTACCTGCGGTGGACGGGCTGGCCTTGGCCGAGTTCGGGTTACCCGCGTGGCCGTTGCCCGATCTGGTCCCCGCCGGAACCGTCTGATCACCTTGTCGCCGCATGTGCGGCATCCGAGTACATCAGGAATGCCGATGGACACCGAGAAGAGCGCCGAGCACGCTGCCGGGAATAGCTGGGCGCGGTTGACCACCGCCCGCAGCAGGGAGCTGGGCGAGGAGCTGCGCCGGATCCGCCGCCAAGCCGGGCTGGCCCTGCCGAGGGTCGCCAAGGGGTTGGGTTGGTCGGCGGGGAAGCTGAGCAAGTTGGAACTGGGCAGCCGGGGCACCAGCCTGTGGGAGATCGGCATTCTGATCGGCCGCTATGGCGTGGACAAGGCCACCCGGGACCGCGTGCTGGCGTTGGCCGACCAGCGGGCGGACATCCACAACTTCCTGCGGCTGCACACCCCCTGCCCGGACGCCCTGACCGTGCTGACCCTCCACGAGGCCAACGCGGCCACCGTCACCGCCTACGAGCCCTTCACCGTTCCGGCACTGGGTCAGACCGAGGACTACGCCCGCGCCCTGATCGACGACCAGGATCAGGTCGGTGCCCGGATGAAGCGGCAGCGGGTGCTGCACGCGGTCAACGGCCCGCGGGTGCTGCTCTACGTGCACGAGGCCGCACTGCACATGGGGCTGGACGACCCGGTGGTCATGCGCGACCAGGCGCTGCACCTGACGCTGATGTGCGGCTGGCCCGGCGTCACCGTGCGCCTGGTGCCCATGACTACGGGGACGCGAACCAGGCTGCGGCACCCGGCGACCCTGATGACCTTCCCCGACCCGATCCGACCGGTCGCCTGCGCCGAGACCGACACCGCCACCGTCTTCCACGACGACCCAAAGGTGGTGGCCGAGTACCACCTCAAGATGTGGCGGTTGGGCGTGTTGGCGCTCGGTCCGGATGAGTCGCACGAGCGGTTGGCCCGTTGGGCCGACCGCTACGACCGGGGGAGCCACTGATGTCGATACGCCCGTTCCGCTGGCTGCCCCACGACGGCCAACGCCACGCCGTGAAAGAGGACGCGGTCGCCTTCGAGGACACCGCCACCCTGTGCGGCGAGGAACTGACCATCCCCGCCGCACACCCCACCAAAACGCAGTGGTGCTGGCCCACCTGCACCACCTGCGACACCGTGTGGCGACAGCACGAAGGCATCCCGCTGTTCCCACGTCCGCGTACTTCCCATGCGAGCACGCGAGGTGGGGGCAGGGCCGTGGCTCACGCCTGAACCGCCGATTGCCGTTGACGCGGGGTCGGGAGCGCAGGACTCCCGACCCCGCTCGCTCCAGGAATGGGACCACGATGTCCGGCACTGTCAAACTGCGGGTCAGGGTCTTCACCATGGCCGCCACGAACGCGAACTTCCGGTCGGATTACGCGCTGGCCAGAGCGATGGGGCTCAACCGCTCCACCGTCACGCGCGTCGTGGCGGGCGTGCTCCAGCCCGGTCCGGCGTTCATCGCCGGAGCGCTGACCGTGCTCGCCCCGCTCCGCTTCGAGGACCTGTTCGAAGTGGTCCTCGACAACCCGACGGAGGCGGAGTTGGACAGGCTTCGCGTTCAGGCGGGCGGTTGAGTCAGGGAGCAGATCAGGCTGCCGTCGGACGCGGTCAACAGCCTTGGCGGGATCGGGACGTAGTAAGCGTTGCTGACGTGCATGTTCGGGTAGAAGCGCACGGAGCCCCAGGGATCGACGCACTGGTGACGGCTGCCGTCTGCGGTGTCGACGCGGATGAGGATGAACGAGTCGGCGCAGTGGATGTACAGCGCGGTGGCACCGCCGTGGTGGTCGGGGTTGACGTGCCGGAAGCCGCAGCCCTCGCTCCTCGGCAGGTCCTGTGCCGTGGCTGGCGAGGTGCTGAGCATGGCGGCGAGTGCTGCTACGGCGGCAGCTGCGAGGCGGGCTCGGGTGGTGCGTCGACGTGTCGTGGTGGTCATGATCGCTCCTCGGTTCGAGTGGAGTGGCGATCACGAGCATCCGGCGAATTCGAGCGCGTCGGAAGATTTTCGGGTTTTCGAATAGGAAAGAATAGGAATACGGCCTGTTTTTATCTGTCCGGTTCGCCGAGGTAGACGGTTCCGCCTGTCGACATGACCTGTTGTTGGAGCGTGCGGTTGTCCTCCAGCATCCTTCGCAGGGCGATCGGGTCGTCCGGTGGTGCGGCGCGCAGGATGGAGAACAGGAAAGCTGTCGGTGTGGCGGGAAGCCGGACTTGCGGTGTGCTGATCCGTGCGCGTGGCACCGGGTAGATGATGACGACGCCGCTCTCACCGATGTCTTGAGGGCCGAGCGCGGACAAGATCTCGGCCAGGGTCTGCTCGGCGGCGTGGTCTGGGAGAAACAGGTTGAGCCACGGGTGGGGGTGCTGCCACGGGCCGAGGGTGCGCAGCAGGGCCACGTCGTCGGCCAGGCGGTTCTGGAACCCGTGGTAGGTGAGGTCGTTGGCCTCCAGGGCGTCACGGTTGTCCGCGAGGCCCGTGAGCAGGCGGTTCTCCGCTGGGGCGTCGGGTTGGGTGAAGTACGCGACGCCGTCGATGCAGTAGGTCCAGGTCCCGTTGGCCTGCGGTTTGGCCTGCCCTTCCAGGTGGTGAAAGCGTCCTTCGGTCATCAGGGTTCGCTGGTCGGCGAGGAAGGTGGCGAGGTGGTCGTAGCGCAGGCGGAACCAGCGGGCGTGGGAGTGGGCGGGGATCAGGCGCAGCGTCGCCCGCACGATCACGCCATGGCGGCCCTTGCCGCCGCGGAGGGCGTTGAACAGGTCGGGGTTCAGGGTTGGTGAGCAGGTGACGCGGGTGCCGTCGGGGGTGACGGCGTCGAGTTCCAGGACGTTGTCGGTCTGGAGGCCGTGCTGGTGGGTGGCGCCGCTGATGCCGCCGACCGAGAGGGTGCCGCCGACCGACAGGTCCAGGTAGTCGGTCAGGACCGGGGGAGCGGCGCCGAGGGGCAGGGTGGCGTCGAGGATCTGGCTCCATCGTGCGCCAGCGTCGACCACGACGCGGTCGTCGGTGATGTCGTGGATGGTGTTCAGGCCGCGCATGTCCAGCGCGATCCCGTTGGGCGCTTGGGCTTGGCCTGCGGTGGAGTGGCGCTCTGCTTGGGGGACCATGAGGAGGTCGTGCTTGGTGGCGAAGCGCAGGATGGCGCTGATGTCGTCGGCCGAGGTGGGGCGGGCGACGGCGAGCGGGCGGGCGGGGGTCGTGGTTCGGCCGAAGTCGTCGGCGGCCTCGGTGAGCGCGGCGTCGTCGGTGGTCAGGAGGTCGTGCTGGTTGAGGGCTGGGTGCCAGGGGGTGGGGTCGGGCACGGGCACCCTCCTCAGGTGCGGCATTCCTGCCGCGGGGCCGGAACGGTCTCGGTGACCAGCAGGGCCAGTTGGGCGCGGATGCCGGTGGCTCGCGCGTCGCCCAGCGCCTCGAACAGTTGTACCGCGTTCTCCCACGCTTGACGTGCTTCGTCGTGTTCGTCGAGTTCGTGGTGGACGTCGCCCAGCTTGTGCTGGAACGCCGCCTGTCCCCAGAGGTCGGCTACCGAGACGCTGGCGGCCAGTGCCTGTTCGAGGTAGGCGAGGGTGTTGTGGAGGTCGCCCAGGTCGTGGTGGACGTCGGCGATCTTGTTGAGCGCGCAGCTCTCGGCTTGGTGGTCACCGAGTTCGCGCAGGGTGGCGGCGGTCTGTTCCAGGCTGTCGAGTGCGGCGTCGTACTTGCCCAGGGCGCGGTGGGCGTCGGCGAGGTAGGAGGTCGCGATTGCCCACGGCCACCGTCCGCCCAGCTGTGAGGAGGTGGTTTGGGCGAGTTCGTAGTGCTCGGCGGCGAGGTGGTGCTCGTTGCCGGCTTGGTGCACGCGGCCGATGCCGATGTAGGCCCACATCTGGCCGCTGTGGTCGTCGAGTTGGTGGCAGAGTTTCAGTGTTTCGGTGAAGCACTGCATCGCCTCGTCGAACCGGTGTTGGTCGAGGTGACCGTTGCCGAGGTTGGTCAGGATCCATGCCTGGGCGGCGAGGTCTTGCTGTCGTCGGGCTTGGGCCAGGCTCGCGTTCAACGGTGTGAGCCAGGTGCTCCACGGGTTGCGTCGGTAGAGGTAGGTCGACAGCCTCGCACCACCGCACGGCGTCGTTGGACGTGGCGAAGGTCGGTGAGCCGGTTGTGGTGAACTGGGGGAACGGCCGGTTGGGCGACATGGTTCGGTTCGCTGACGTCGCCGCCTGGAGGTACCACCGGAGGATGCGGTGCCTGGCTGCGGTGATGTCCTCGGCTGGTTCTCCGGAGAGTGCCTGCTCGGTGGCGTAGTCCCGCAGCAGGTCGTGGAAGCGGAAGCGGCGGTGGCCGGTTTCCTGGAGGAGGTGCCCATTGGTGAGGGTGTCGAGCAGGTGAGTGGTCTCGGCGGGTGGGTAGCCGGTGAGCACTGATGCCGAGTCGACGCCGAAGTCGCGGCCTGGGTGCAGGCTCAGGAGGCGGAACAGGCGGGTGGCCTTGGGGGCGAGGGCGTGGAAGGACCAGGAGAACACGGCGCGCACGGCGACGTCGCTGGGGGAGAGGACGTTGAGGCGCTGGTTGACGTCCGACAGATCCTCGGCGAGACCTTCGAGGGTCAGGTGTCGGCTGGCCGCGATGCGTTCGGCTGCGACCCGCACCGCCAGGGGGAGGCCCCCGCAGAGTTCGACGATGCGGTGGGCGGCTGTGGGGTCGGTGTCGATGCGTGTGGTGCCGACGACTTGCCGCAGCAGTGCGAGGGCGTCGGGGTTGTCGAACGGGTCGATGGTCAGGCAGCGGGCGCCGTGGCGTACGGCCAGGGCGGACAGGCGTTGTCTGCTGGTGACCAGGACCAGGCAGCCGGAGGTGGCTGGGATGAACGGGGTGACTTGTTCCGCGCGGGCTGCGTTGTCCAGGACGAGCAGGGTGCGTGAACCGTCCAGCCTTGTGCGTAGGAGGGCCGAGCGGCGTTCCGCGGTGGCGGGCATGGTGTCGGGTGGGACGCCGAGGGCTTTGAGGATGTCCTCCAGCACTTCGGCGGTGTCGACAGGGGCGGCTTCGGGGGAGTAGCCGTGCAGGTCGACGAAGAAGACGCCGTCGGGGAAGAGCGCTTTGACCTGGTGTGCCCAGGCGACTGCCAGGGAGGTCTTGCCCACGCCGGCTTGGCCGTCCAGGGCGATGACGCCGGCGGAGTCGGTGTCCTGGTGTTGCCAGAGGTGTTCGTCCAGCGCCTTCAGGACGTCGGTGCGGCCGACGAGGCGTGGTGAGGGTGGGAGTTGTGCTGGTCGGGTGCCTCTGGTGTGGGTGGTTCGGGTGGAGGTGCGCAGGAACAGGGTGAGGAGGGCGCCGCCGGTCGCCAATGCCGTGTCGCAGGCCTTGGCGAAGTCCTCGGTGGGCAGTTTGGTGCCGTGTTCGACGTTGCTGATGTGGCCTGAGCTGAAGTGGATCGGTTCGGCCAGGCGTCGGATGGTCATCGTTCCGCGAAGCCTGCGCAGCTCCTCGCCGAAGGACTGCGTCGGGCCGGGCGCCTCCGTGGTGTTCGTTGTTCCGCTCATTCGACGCACCCTCCCCCTGCTGCGCTCCTGGGGAGCACATCACCGTTGGCGACTGTTGTGGTGTCGTTGTCGGTGATCAAGAGGAGTTCAGGATATGCGGGTGGGGCGGGGGCCGGTGGGCTAACCGGCCTCAAGACACCACCATCGAGTGAACGGCGGGCTGTCTGAGGTGTGGTTCATGCGGTCACGCCGCCTGTCGACATCTCTGGTGTCGGCAGGTCCAACGCCACTGGACGCCCCGCTACGTGGGAGGGGCAGCGGAGGTAAGACCAAATCTCATTTGGGGTTGTTGTGGGTCAGCAGGTCCAGCTTGACGGCTCGGCGGTAGCAGATCACCGCGCGGGCAAGTTGGGCGAACGCCATGAAGTGGGCGGCCTTGCGCTCGTAGCGGCGGGCCAGGCGTCGGAACCGGGAAACCCACTCCAGGGTCCGTTCGATGACGTACCGGTGGCGGCCCAGCCGCTTGGCGGACTCGATGCCGCGGCGGGCGATCCGGGCGGTGACGCCCCTCCTGCGTAACCCGTTCCGGCAGGTCGGACAGTCGTAGCCCTTGTCCGCGTGCAGCGTGCGCGGCCGACGACGAGGACGTCCGACGGGCCCCTTGATCGGGGTCACGGCGTCCACCACGGCCTCGAACAACAGGTGGTCGTTGCGGTCGGCCGACGAGACAACCACGGTCGGCGGCAGGCCGCCGCGGTCGCCCATCGCGTGGATCTTCGAGCCTGGTTTGCCCCGGGCGACCGGGCTCGGGCCGGTCAGGCCCCCCCTTTGACCGCACGGACGTGCATGCTGTCCACCGACGCCCGCGAGCAGTCGATCGCCCCGGCGACACCGAGCAGGTCCGGCGTCGCCCGGTGCGGCCGGGCGAACACGTCCGCCTC
This portion of the Saccharothrix syringae genome encodes:
- a CDS encoding helix-turn-helix domain-containing protein codes for the protein MPAEEQNDSIGARVKRARLLAGITQRRLATSAHVSLSLVKAVEQGRVPASPAFVAAVSRALKADSTYLLGQPRRAEDGEGHRVHAVVPALRREVAAYRIPAEAGVHPRPLPQLARAVAKASKLRHSATLDALGAELPALLAEIRTAITEAKGHDREQLFALLAETYAAAGQVAWKLGYADLSSLITDRIEWASYQSQDPLAAAAADFYVAGELIATAQWLTALDFLNGARSRIEDHLRSNDEAALAMHGVLHLKSGLAAARAGDASTSDAHLAEARGMAKRVTPGSDHYRLAFDRDSVDIWAVGLAVERQDGTEAVKRAQGLRFSATTPRERVGHHWIDLARAYQLHGDRDRALAVLHKARKTTPQQTRYNPQVRETLLTLAAHDRRRSDSLSGFARWAGIKL
- a CDS encoding tetratricopeptide repeat protein, which produces MKLRDVAADLECIRWSWEVTREEASFERTGSARRPAVTPRIEQSADCAPMFENPAAFRHANLFYAERGHYGLARWMGIHELAVWRARADNEPVLQERTLVGYRDALGSLARIDRATGCLHEVADCLDELLELLIRHGRAVDARSAWTLRELGAVMLEAGRPEAALDHLVRADACYGQLGKAIPDVRQHAVCLVLLGLAYRSLGRRAQADKSFNRALAALLPIVPESAAAVRGLVDVIPVPGELPAVDGLALAEFGLPAWPLPDLVPAGTV
- a CDS encoding helix-turn-helix domain-containing protein, with the translated sequence MDTEKSAEHAAGNSWARLTTARSRELGEELRRIRRQAGLALPRVAKGLGWSAGKLSKLELGSRGTSLWEIGILIGRYGVDKATRDRVLALADQRADIHNFLRLHTPCPDALTVLTLHEANAATVTAYEPFTVPALGQTEDYARALIDDQDQVGARMKRQRVLHAVNGPRVLLYVHEAALHMGLDDPVVMRDQALHLTLMCGWPGVTVRLVPMTTGTRTRLRHPATLMTFPDPIRPVACAETDTATVFHDDPKVVAEYHLKMWRLGVLALGPDESHERLARWADRYDRGSH
- a CDS encoding zinc finger protein: MSIRPFRWLPHDGQRHAVKEDAVAFEDTATLCGEELTIPAAHPTKTQWCWPTCTTCDTVWRQHEGIPLFPRPRTSHASTRGGGRAVAHA
- a CDS encoding transcriptional regulator, yielding MAATNANFRSDYALARAMGLNRSTVTRVVAGVLQPGPAFIAGALTVLAPLRFEDLFEVVLDNPTEAELDRLRVQAGG
- a CDS encoding DUF6355 family natural product biosynthesis protein; the encoded protein is MTTTTRRRTTRARLAAAAVAALAAMLSTSPATAQDLPRSEGCGFRHVNPDHHGGATALYIHCADSFILIRVDTADGSRHQCVDPWGSVRFYPNMHVSNAYYVPIPPRLLTASDGSLICSLTQPPA
- a CDS encoding FAD-binding protein gives rise to the protein MPDPTPWHPALNQHDLLTTDDAALTEAADDFGRTTTPARPLAVARPTSADDISAILRFATKHDLLMVPQAERHSTAGQAQAPNGIALDMRGLNTIHDITDDRVVVDAGARWSQILDATLPLGAAPPVLTDYLDLSVGGTLSVGGISGATHQHGLQTDNVLELDAVTPDGTRVTCSPTLNPDLFNALRGGKGRHGVIVRATLRLIPAHSHARWFRLRYDHLATFLADQRTLMTEGRFHHLEGQAKPQANGTWTYCIDGVAYFTQPDAPAENRLLTGLADNRDALEANDLTYHGFQNRLADDVALLRTLGPWQHPHPWLNLFLPDHAAEQTLAEILSALGPQDIGESGVVIIYPVPRARISTPQVRLPATPTAFLFSILRAAPPDDPIALRRMLEDNRTLQQQVMSTGGTVYLGEPDR
- a CDS encoding tetratricopeptide repeat protein, whose product is MNASLAQARRQQDLAAQAWILTNLGNGHLDQHRFDEAMQCFTETLKLCHQLDDHSGQMWAYIGIGRVHQAGNEHHLAAEHYELAQTTSSQLGGRWPWAIATSYLADAHRALGKYDAALDSLEQTAATLRELGDHQAESCALNKIADVHHDLGDLHNTLAYLEQALAASVSVADLWGQAAFQHKLGDVHHELDEHDEARQAWENAVQLFEALGDARATGIRAQLALLVTETVPAPRQECRT